Proteins encoded by one window of Kribbella flavida DSM 17836:
- the eccCa gene encoding type VII secretion protein EccCa: protein MLEAPPEVPEPGGRQWTQMLMVLPMVAMMGAMMVMFSGSIASTLRYVVFGLFGVAMLGMIAVAVMTRSGTGRAEMGQARRTYLRQLAQQRLRLSRMIGRQRETLSYVHPHPGSLWALANSYRLWERRPDDTDFGVTRVGTGPQGPAVSIVPPDTQPLERLEPLSALALRRFVSTYATVPDLPLAIAVTGFARIHLPGDPGRSVALVRAMVAQLATLQAPDNLRIAICSGADRQAEWDWAKWLPHCLHPERADALGPLRLIAGSISALEAMLDDLLANRPRFEPDGNGRVSGPHLVVVLDGGDTDGSDHLLAGPGLEGVTVLDLTFPPPRAIDPSAISLEVDAEGKLMAETMEGEQSLGVADTLDLGTAEGLARQLAPLRLTAGSQGEQPLTADLGLAELLDLGDPYDFDPDDTWLARPSRDRLRVRFGLRPDGLPIELDLKESAQEGMGPHGLLIGATGSGKSELLRTLVLGLAITHPPRSLNFALVDFKGGATFARLDKLPHTSAVITNLAEELHLVDRMADAINGELLRRQELLRAAGNFSSLRDYEKARAAGAPLAEVPTLFVICDEFSELLTARPDFIDMFVQIGRVGRSLGVHLLLASQRLDEGRLRGLEAHLSYRIGLRTFSDIDSRAVLGVNDAFHLPRAPGHGFLRVGTEQMDRFRAAYVSGVHRRPTGGFTVTPDNSVALLDYSSAYVPPVIDDQADDPTPDPDGAFDESVGDSLLDILVDRFEGKGTPAHQIWLPPLETAPALGPLLPGPDGVTGATSLRRGRLATIAGVVDRPLEQRRDPLLLDLAGGAGHVAVAGAPQSGKSTTLVTVIAGLALTHTPREVQFYCLDFGGGLLGAVRDLPHVGGVAGRQDVNAVRRTVIEALGIIAERERFFAQAGIDGMETYREQRRRGEHADAPYGDVFVVVDGWATIRNDFEDLEPLLADIATRGLAYGVHLLLSVARWFDLRTNVRDLCGTKLELRLGDPTDSMVDRRTAILVPEHSPGRGITSTKHHFLVAAPRLREPAGEERLSVGLGELVQSVRAAWPQEAAPEVKLLPTDVPYEAVNGASSPETGLAVGVAERSLEPVLLDPTANPTFILLGDTGSGKSGFLRTLASRIRETYTPDQALMVVIDHRRSLLGSVEGDHLIGYGSNHQVTADLVTKLVNVLERRLPGPDVTPRQLRDRSWWQGPDLFVLIDDHDLVASSDNHPLLPLLPFIPQAADIGLRIFTARRTGGAMRGLFEPVLARIRDVGSPGLMLSGSRDEGPLLGGLRAQPMPPGRGYLLNRQGTTQLVQLTHPPSDEQSAG from the coding sequence TTGCTCGAGGCCCCTCCGGAGGTGCCCGAGCCCGGTGGCCGGCAGTGGACGCAGATGCTGATGGTGCTGCCGATGGTCGCGATGATGGGCGCGATGATGGTGATGTTCTCCGGCAGCATCGCCAGCACGCTGCGGTACGTCGTCTTCGGGCTCTTCGGTGTGGCGATGCTGGGCATGATCGCGGTCGCCGTGATGACTCGTTCCGGGACCGGCCGGGCGGAGATGGGGCAAGCCAGACGAACCTACCTGCGGCAGCTGGCCCAGCAACGGCTGCGGCTCAGCAGAATGATCGGCCGGCAGCGGGAGACATTGAGCTATGTTCACCCGCACCCGGGATCGCTGTGGGCGCTGGCGAACAGCTACCGGCTGTGGGAACGCCGTCCGGACGACACCGACTTCGGGGTGACGCGGGTCGGCACCGGCCCGCAAGGCCCGGCGGTGTCGATCGTGCCACCGGACACTCAGCCGCTGGAACGGCTGGAACCCCTGTCCGCCCTGGCGCTGCGCCGGTTCGTGTCGACGTACGCCACGGTGCCGGACCTGCCGCTCGCGATCGCTGTCACCGGCTTTGCCCGGATTCACCTGCCCGGAGACCCCGGACGGTCGGTGGCGCTCGTGCGGGCGATGGTGGCTCAACTCGCCACCTTGCAAGCACCGGACAACCTGCGGATCGCGATCTGCTCCGGTGCCGACCGGCAGGCGGAGTGGGACTGGGCCAAGTGGCTGCCGCACTGCCTCCACCCGGAGCGGGCCGACGCGCTGGGTCCGTTGCGTCTGATCGCCGGCTCGATCTCCGCGCTGGAGGCGATGCTCGACGACCTGCTGGCGAACCGGCCGCGGTTCGAGCCGGACGGTAACGGCCGGGTCAGCGGACCGCACCTGGTCGTCGTCCTGGACGGCGGCGACACCGACGGCTCCGACCACCTGCTGGCCGGCCCTGGACTGGAGGGCGTCACCGTCCTGGACCTGACCTTCCCACCGCCGCGCGCCATCGACCCGTCCGCGATCAGTCTCGAAGTCGATGCTGAAGGCAAACTCATGGCCGAGACGATGGAAGGAGAACAGTCGCTGGGGGTCGCGGACACGCTCGACCTGGGGACAGCGGAAGGGTTGGCTCGCCAGCTGGCACCGCTGCGCCTGACGGCGGGCTCGCAAGGCGAGCAGCCGCTCACCGCCGACCTCGGGCTCGCCGAACTGCTCGACCTGGGCGACCCTTACGACTTCGACCCCGACGACACCTGGCTGGCACGGCCGAGTCGCGATCGGCTACGGGTCCGGTTCGGGCTGCGCCCCGACGGACTGCCGATCGAGCTCGACCTGAAGGAGTCCGCCCAGGAGGGCATGGGACCGCACGGGCTGCTGATCGGCGCCACCGGCTCGGGCAAGAGTGAGCTCCTGCGGACGCTCGTTCTGGGGCTGGCCATCACCCATCCACCGCGATCGCTCAACTTCGCCCTGGTCGACTTCAAGGGTGGCGCCACCTTTGCCCGGCTCGACAAACTGCCGCACACCAGCGCGGTCATCACCAACCTGGCCGAGGAGCTGCACCTGGTCGACCGGATGGCGGACGCGATCAACGGCGAGCTGCTGCGCCGCCAGGAACTACTGCGTGCCGCCGGCAACTTCTCCTCGTTGCGCGACTACGAGAAGGCGCGGGCGGCGGGCGCCCCGTTGGCCGAGGTGCCGACCTTGTTCGTGATCTGTGACGAGTTCAGCGAGCTGCTCACCGCTCGGCCGGACTTCATCGACATGTTCGTCCAGATCGGCCGGGTCGGGCGCTCGCTCGGAGTGCACCTGCTGCTCGCGAGCCAACGGCTGGACGAAGGACGCCTGCGGGGTCTAGAAGCTCATCTGTCGTACCGGATCGGCCTGCGAACCTTCTCCGACATCGACAGTCGCGCCGTGCTCGGCGTGAACGACGCCTTTCACCTGCCGCGGGCACCCGGTCACGGTTTCCTGCGCGTCGGCACCGAGCAGATGGACCGGTTCCGCGCGGCCTACGTGTCCGGTGTGCACCGGCGACCAACGGGCGGCTTCACCGTGACGCCGGACAACTCCGTGGCGCTGCTGGACTACTCCAGCGCGTACGTCCCGCCGGTGATCGACGACCAGGCCGACGACCCGACGCCCGACCCGGACGGCGCCTTCGACGAGTCGGTCGGGGACAGTCTGCTGGACATCCTGGTCGACCGCTTCGAGGGAAAGGGCACGCCGGCCCACCAGATCTGGTTGCCTCCCCTGGAGACGGCACCGGCCCTGGGACCGTTGCTGCCCGGCCCCGACGGAGTGACCGGGGCGACGTCGCTGCGGCGCGGCCGGCTGGCGACCATCGCCGGTGTCGTCGACCGGCCGCTCGAGCAGCGCCGTGACCCGTTGCTGCTCGACCTGGCCGGCGGCGCCGGACACGTAGCGGTGGCGGGCGCACCGCAGAGCGGCAAGAGCACGACCCTCGTCACCGTGATCGCCGGGCTGGCGCTGACCCACACCCCGCGCGAGGTCCAGTTCTACTGCCTGGACTTCGGCGGCGGCCTGCTGGGCGCCGTCCGCGACCTGCCGCACGTCGGCGGCGTCGCCGGCCGGCAGGACGTCAACGCGGTCCGCCGGACCGTGATCGAGGCGCTCGGCATCATCGCTGAGCGGGAGAGGTTCTTCGCCCAAGCCGGGATCGACGGCATGGAGACCTATCGCGAGCAACGTCGCCGCGGCGAGCACGCGGACGCGCCGTACGGCGACGTGTTCGTCGTGGTGGACGGCTGGGCCACTATTCGCAACGACTTCGAGGACCTCGAACCGCTGCTGGCCGACATCGCCACGCGCGGACTGGCGTACGGCGTGCACCTCCTGCTCAGCGTTGCCCGATGGTTCGACCTTCGAACCAACGTGCGTGACCTGTGCGGGACGAAGCTCGAGCTGCGACTCGGCGACCCGACCGACTCGATGGTCGACCGCCGGACGGCGATCCTGGTGCCCGAGCACTCGCCCGGACGGGGCATCACCAGCACGAAGCACCACTTCCTGGTGGCGGCGCCGAGGTTACGCGAGCCGGCCGGCGAAGAGCGGCTCTCGGTCGGACTCGGTGAGCTCGTCCAGAGTGTGCGCGCCGCCTGGCCGCAGGAAGCGGCTCCGGAAGTCAAACTGCTGCCCACCGACGTCCCGTACGAAGCCGTGAACGGCGCAAGCTCACCGGAGACGGGACTCGCCGTAGGAGTGGCCGAACGCAGCCTCGAGCCGGTGCTGCTCGACCCGACGGCCAACCCCACGTTCATCCTGCTCGGCGACACCGGCTCGGGAAAGAGCGGATTCTTGCGCACACTGGCGAGCCGCATCCGGGAGACCTACACACCGGACCAGGCGCTCATGGTCGTCATCGACCATCGCCGGAGCCTGCTCGGCAGCGTCGAGGGTGACCACTTGATCGGTTACGGCAGCAATCACCAGGTCACCGCCGATCTGGTGACGAAGCTGGTGAACGTGCTCGAGCGACGCCTTCCCGGACCCGACGTCACCCCGAGGCAGCTCCGGGACCGGTCGTGGTGGCAGGGGCCCGACCTGTTCGTGCTGATCGACGACCACGACCTGGTCGCCTCATCGGACAACCACCCGCTGCTGCCGCTGCTCCCGTTCATCCCGCAGGCCGCCGACATCGGGCTGCGGATCTTCACCGCTCGGCGAACCGGGGGCGCCATGCGGGGATTGTTCGAGCCGGTCCTGGCTCGGATCCGCGACGTCGGCTCGCCAGGACTGATGCTGTCCGGCAGCCGGGACGAAGGACCGCTGCTGGGCGGCCTGCGGGCACAGCCGATGCCCCCAGGCCGTGGCTACCTGCTGAACCGGCAGGGCACCACCCAGCTCGTCCAACTCACCCATCCACCGTCGGACGAACAATCGGCCGGCTGA
- the mycP gene encoding type VII secretion-associated serine protease mycosin has product MSARRFVCTLAAGALAAGWPAIAAAPAAAAPPRGACTNPEPGRSTESLLPWAQQLLKPQRAWPFSTGSGVTVAVVDSGVDADHPQLRRPGKVLRGRDFHLVGSLPGNYDCVSHGTGVAGIIAAGPATGIGFAGVAPGARILPVRISERDSADNGRTELIDPVILAKGIRYAVDQGARVINLSMSGDRDQAPVRQAVEYAVKRDVVVVAAVGNRQQTDGERLPSFPAAYPGVLGVGAIDNAGARLSGSQTGPYVDLVAPGGSVLATVRQHGHAYVDGTSYAAPFVSGAAALVRAAWPKLTARQVVQRLTATASPARGGSDSTQYGAGIIDPYRAVTEGMVGTRMRQVPPMTVPPPDQQRLAAAAWWRSAGVDAQRLTALAVAGALTALLAGWLVVAGRRRRWFAGRTTIGHQQRPDLAELPPEYLFTRQD; this is encoded by the coding sequence ATGTCAGCGCGTCGTTTCGTCTGCACGCTGGCCGCCGGAGCGCTGGCCGCCGGATGGCCGGCGATCGCGGCCGCCCCAGCCGCGGCGGCGCCACCCCGCGGTGCGTGCACCAACCCTGAACCCGGCCGGTCCACGGAGTCGCTGCTGCCGTGGGCGCAGCAACTGCTGAAGCCGCAGCGTGCGTGGCCGTTCAGCACCGGCAGCGGCGTCACCGTCGCGGTGGTGGATTCCGGCGTCGACGCCGATCACCCGCAACTTCGGCGTCCCGGCAAGGTTCTGCGCGGCCGGGACTTCCACCTCGTCGGCTCCCTGCCCGGCAACTACGACTGTGTCTCGCACGGGACCGGCGTCGCCGGCATCATCGCGGCCGGCCCCGCGACCGGGATCGGTTTCGCCGGCGTAGCTCCGGGGGCCCGCATCCTCCCGGTCCGGATCAGCGAGCGCGACAGCGCCGACAACGGTCGAACCGAGCTGATCGATCCGGTGATCCTTGCCAAAGGCATCAGGTACGCCGTCGACCAGGGCGCGCGAGTGATCAATCTGTCGATGTCCGGCGATCGCGACCAGGCCCCGGTGCGACAGGCCGTCGAGTACGCGGTCAAGCGCGACGTGGTCGTCGTTGCCGCCGTGGGAAACCGGCAGCAGACCGACGGCGAACGGCTGCCGTCCTTTCCCGCCGCCTATCCCGGGGTCCTCGGAGTCGGCGCGATCGACAACGCCGGGGCACGTCTGTCCGGCTCGCAGACCGGCCCCTACGTCGACCTGGTGGCGCCTGGCGGGTCGGTGCTGGCGACGGTCCGGCAGCACGGGCACGCCTACGTCGACGGAACCAGCTACGCCGCCCCCTTCGTCTCCGGGGCGGCGGCCCTGGTCCGCGCGGCCTGGCCGAAACTCACCGCGCGGCAGGTGGTCCAGCGGCTGACGGCGACGGCGAGTCCCGCCCGCGGCGGCAGCGACAGTACGCAGTACGGCGCCGGGATCATCGATCCGTACCGCGCGGTCACCGAGGGAATGGTGGGTACGCGGATGCGGCAGGTTCCTCCGATGACCGTACCGCCTCCCGACCAGCAGCGGCTCGCGGCGGCGGCCTGGTGGCGTTCCGCTGGTGTGGACGCGCAGCGGCTGACAGCGCTCGCGGTGGCCGGCGCGCTGACCGCGCTGCTGGCCGGGTGGCTGGTTGTTGCGGGCCGGCGCCGGCGCTGGTTCGCGGGCCGGACCACCATCGGCCATCAGCAGCGCCCGGACCTGGCGGAGCTGCCACCGGAGTACCTGTTCACTCGCCAGGACTGA
- a CDS encoding YbaB/EbfC family nucleoid-associated protein, producing MYDQTTGHQALPEHLRELERDVLRMRRTLTATTGSAESGDGLIEATVDVHGRVTDLVLDPRVFRTPDSDALAEQIRAVVNEAGADAQERARHDLTKFLPPGADEAFLPLFRPVDPGASGAVR from the coding sequence ATGTACGACCAGACCACCGGCCACCAGGCCCTGCCCGAACATCTCCGGGAACTCGAGCGGGACGTGCTGCGGATGCGCCGGACCCTGACCGCGACGACCGGTTCGGCGGAGTCCGGCGACGGGCTGATCGAGGCGACCGTCGACGTGCACGGCCGGGTGACCGACCTGGTCCTCGACCCCCGGGTCTTCCGGACGCCGGACTCCGACGCCCTCGCCGAACAGATTCGGGCCGTCGTCAACGAGGCGGGCGCCGACGCCCAGGAGCGTGCCCGCCACGACCTGACGAAGTTCCTGCCGCCCGGTGCGGACGAGGCGTTCCTGCCGCTCTTTCGGCCGGTCGACCCAGGCGCCTCCGGAGCGGTTCGGTGA